The Candidatus Caldatribacterium sp. genome segment CTTGAAGAGGGAGCAAAAATCATGACCATTGCTCGACTTTTCGGGAGTCCTCGGTTCCTTTCGGAGGAAGAGCAGGAAGCGCTCCTTTCTCTTGAGGCTGAGAAGTACCGTCAGCGAGTGCTCAAGGAGGCGTAATCACACGCTCTGGTACTGGGCGAGGGACTGGATGTGTTCTTCGACGGCCCGCATGCAGAGGTAACAGAGGTTGAATTCGTGATCAAGTCCCAGGGATATATGCCAGTCGGCATCCCGACCGCAGAGGTCGCAGGTGATGAAAAAGGTCATGATAGGCTCTTTGAGGTAATGGAAATTTTGGAGTGCCCGGGCGATTTCCTCTTTGGTCCGCATGGGCTTCCCTCCTTTCTGTTCTGTAGAACCCTGAAAGAGGAAGGATATTCCCAGAGCCTATGATTTCTTTT includes the following:
- a CDS encoding class II aldolase/adducin family protein codes for the protein LEEGAKIMTIARLFGSPRFLSEEEQEALLSLEAEKYRQRVLKEA